One part of the Sphingobium yanoikuyae genome encodes these proteins:
- the grxD gene encoding Grx4 family monothiol glutaredoxin, with protein MTDAVQQRIADIVNGNDVVLFMKGTPLFPQCGFSSRAIAILEHLGVNYETVDVLQDQAVRQGIKTFSDWPTIPQLYVKGEFVGGSDIMMEMYEAGELQQLMTDNGVAAAN; from the coding sequence ATGACCGACGCCGTGCAGCAGCGGATCGCCGACATCGTCAACGGTAATGACGTGGTGCTCTTCATGAAGGGCACGCCGCTCTTCCCCCAGTGCGGCTTTTCCAGCCGCGCGATCGCGATCCTGGAGCATCTGGGCGTGAATTACGAGACGGTCGACGTGCTGCAGGACCAGGCGGTCCGCCAGGGCATCAAGACCTTCTCCGACTGGCCGACCATTCCCCAGCTCTATGTGAAGGGCGAATTTGTCGGCGGCAGCGACATTATGATGGAAATGTACGAGGCTGGCGAGCTTCAGCAGTTGATGACCGACAACGGCGTCGCTGCGGCGAACTGA
- a CDS encoding DUF1476 domain-containing protein, producing MTTFDDRERAFENMFAHDQEMQFRIQARRNRLLGEWAAAKMGLTPEETDAYAKAVVQADFEEAGDEDVIRKLLGDMTQAGLDIDEAGVRTALDEQAVIARRMFIEAQ from the coding sequence ATGACCACTTTCGACGACCGCGAGCGCGCATTTGAAAATATGTTCGCGCACGACCAGGAGATGCAGTTCCGCATCCAGGCGCGCCGCAACCGCCTGCTGGGCGAATGGGCGGCCGCGAAGATGGGCCTGACGCCTGAGGAAACCGACGCCTATGCCAAGGCCGTCGTGCAGGCCGATTTCGAGGAAGCGGGCGACGAGGATGTCATCCGCAAGCTGTTGGGCGACATGACCCAGGCCGGCCTCGACATCGACGAAGCCGGCGTGCGCACCGCGCTCGACGAGCAGGCGGTGATCGCCCGCCGCATGTTCATCGAAGCGCAGTAA
- a CDS encoding BolA/IbaG family iron-sulfur metabolism protein has product MPMAADDIAEMIKTAIPDAQVEITDLAGDGDHYAAKVVSESFRGMSRVAQQRAVYAALGGRMGGVLHALQLTTAVPN; this is encoded by the coding sequence ATGCCGATGGCAGCAGACGATATTGCCGAGATGATCAAGACCGCGATCCCGGATGCGCAGGTCGAGATTACCGACCTGGCCGGCGACGGCGATCATTATGCGGCGAAGGTCGTGTCCGAGAGCTTTCGGGGCATGAGCCGGGTGGCGCAGCAGCGCGCAGTCTATGCGGCGCTGGGCGGACGCATGGGCGGGGTGCTTCACGCCTTGCAACTGACCACCGCCGTTCCCAACTAA
- a CDS encoding glutathione S-transferase family protein, which produces MAYTLITANRNYSSWSLRPWLLMKGLGIDFVDRIEPFAAPVNYSAFRSFSPTGQVPALIDGDRTVWDSLGILLYLADRHAGVWPADADARAFAQCAVAEMHSGFSALRSTCTMNVGVRVELNLIEPALNKDIARLRELWEQGLARFGGPYLAGADFSALDAFYAPVAFRVRSYGLDVGPIARGWVETMLAHPAMREWEQAALAETWREEGHEAELTAVGRVVEDYRAA; this is translated from the coding sequence ATGGCCTATACGCTCATCACCGCCAACCGGAATTATTCGAGCTGGTCGCTGCGGCCCTGGCTGCTGATGAAGGGGCTGGGGATCGATTTCGTCGATCGGATCGAGCCCTTTGCCGCGCCGGTCAATTACAGCGCCTTCCGCAGCTTTTCGCCGACGGGACAGGTGCCGGCGTTGATCGATGGCGACCGGACGGTCTGGGATTCGCTCGGCATCCTTCTCTATCTTGCCGATCGGCATGCGGGCGTCTGGCCCGCCGACGCCGATGCGCGGGCCTTTGCCCAGTGCGCGGTGGCGGAAATGCACAGCGGCTTTTCCGCGCTGCGGTCGACCTGCACGATGAATGTCGGGGTGCGGGTGGAGCTGAACCTGATCGAGCCGGCGCTGAACAAGGATATCGCCCGGCTGCGCGAACTCTGGGAGCAGGGACTGGCGCGCTTTGGCGGGCCCTATCTGGCTGGCGCCGATTTCAGCGCGCTCGACGCCTTCTATGCGCCGGTCGCCTTCCGGGTGCGCAGCTATGGCCTGGATGTCGGGCCGATCGCGCGCGGCTGGGTCGAAACCATGCTGGCCCATCCCGCGATGCGCGAATGGGAACAGGCAGCGCTGGCCGAAACCTGGCGCGAGGAAGGCCATGAGGCGGAACTGACGGCAGTCGGCCGCGTGGTTGAGGATTATCGCGCGGCGTAA
- a CDS encoding TolC family protein: MLPSNPHPFSAPALDDPLLALVHQNGTDPLFRTEIASAVQNHVLIDEGHAGEDEAKAARVQARSQLFPTVDLTVDANRSLARNFSNDPGNIIERSRPEGRTDATASVRQRLLDFGATSSRISAGNARVEAARSTTQSYGLDVAIRTITAWYSILAQKLLEQAALEYIERQDRFRRSMEKRIAQGFSARGDLPRIDSSIANVRTRLASFRRDRASAEAQYLSLTGHDAPAALARAPLPRTDVEAPDMLEDIVMRSPIVMRADAEARAARQDARATRSERLPTIAAGVDAGRYGVFESPDDYDVRGRIIVRAQLGAGINARADQASARADAAEAYATRVRQEALRDAQMALADVRGLEAQLAAAEASYRANRDARDVVATRFETSQGTLYDLLYTEDSYFYSIATLIQTLAERDVSRFALLAKSGTLLADLGINVDASDPMVNP, encoded by the coding sequence GTGCTGCCGTCCAATCCGCATCCTTTTTCAGCGCCTGCGCTGGATGATCCGTTGCTGGCGCTGGTGCATCAGAATGGCACCGATCCGCTGTTCCGCACGGAAATCGCATCGGCAGTCCAAAATCATGTGCTGATCGACGAAGGCCATGCCGGCGAAGACGAAGCCAAGGCCGCGCGGGTCCAGGCGCGATCGCAGCTTTTCCCGACGGTGGATCTGACGGTGGACGCCAACCGTTCGCTGGCGCGCAATTTTTCCAACGATCCCGGTAACATCATCGAACGGTCCCGACCGGAAGGCCGCACCGACGCGACCGCATCGGTGCGGCAGCGACTGCTCGATTTCGGGGCGACGTCGAGCCGGATCAGCGCCGGCAATGCGCGCGTGGAAGCCGCGCGGTCCACCACCCAAAGCTATGGCCTGGATGTCGCGATCCGTACGATCACGGCCTGGTATTCGATCCTGGCGCAGAAGCTGCTGGAACAGGCGGCTCTCGAATATATCGAGCGCCAGGACCGGTTCCGGCGGTCGATGGAAAAGCGCATCGCCCAGGGGTTTTCGGCGCGGGGCGATCTGCCGCGCATCGACAGTTCGATCGCGAATGTCCGCACCAGGCTGGCATCGTTCCGTCGCGACCGGGCGAGCGCGGAGGCGCAATATCTGTCGCTGACGGGCCATGATGCGCCGGCAGCGCTTGCCCGCGCGCCGCTGCCCCGGACCGATGTCGAGGCGCCCGACATGCTGGAAGATATCGTCATGCGATCTCCGATCGTGATGCGCGCCGATGCCGAGGCGCGGGCCGCGCGACAGGATGCGCGCGCGACGCGATCGGAACGTCTGCCCACGATTGCCGCCGGCGTGGATGCAGGTCGATATGGGGTGTTCGAAAGTCCGGATGACTATGATGTTCGCGGCCGCATCATCGTTCGTGCCCAGTTGGGCGCCGGCATCAATGCCCGTGCCGACCAGGCCAGCGCGCGGGCCGACGCCGCCGAAGCCTATGCCACGCGTGTGCGGCAGGAAGCGTTGCGCGATGCGCAGATGGCGCTGGCCGACGTCCGTGGACTGGAAGCGCAACTGGCAGCGGCGGAGGCGAGCTATCGGGCCAATCGCGATGCGCGCGATGTCGTCGCGACGCGGTTCGAAACCTCGCAGGGCACGCTCTATGACCTGCTCTATACCGAAGACAGCTATTTCTATTCCATCGCGACCCTGATCCAGACGCTGGCGGAACGCGACGTGTCGCGCTTTGCCCTGTTGGCCAAGAGCGGAACGCTGCTGGCCGACCTGGGAATCAATGTCGATGCTTCCGACCCAATGGTGAACCCGTGA
- the leuC gene encoding 3-isopropylmalate dehydratase large subunit, which produces MVKPRTLYEKIWDAHVVERRPDGTCLIYIDRHLVHEVTSPQAFEGLRLAGRKVRRPDLTLAVPDHNLPTTPRRDADGHRIPIADPESAQQLAALERNAPEFGVRLIGDADPEQGIVHVVGPEQGFTLPGTTLVCGDSHTSSHGALGALAFGIGTSEVEHVLATQTLLLKQSKTMQVVVEGALGYGVTPKDVALAICGTIGTAGGTGYVMEYRGSVFRDMSIEGRLTVANMSIEAGARSGLFAPDEKTFAYIEGRPMAPRGADWNAAVAWWKTLHTDEGAVFDKTVVIDAADIVPNVTWGTSPEDVVPVTGVVPDPESFADASKRAAAHKSLDYMGLSAGQKMEDVAIEHVFIGSCTNSRIEDLRAAAGLLKGRHIAAGIKHAMVVPGSGLVKRMAEAEGLDRIFLDAGFEWREPGCSACLGMNPDKVPAGERCASTSNRNFMGRQGPGSRTHLVSPEMAAAAALTGRLTDVRALMGEKEGMVA; this is translated from the coding sequence ATGGTTAAGCCACGCACCCTCTATGAGAAGATCTGGGACGCGCATGTCGTTGAACGGCGTCCCGATGGAACCTGCCTGATCTATATCGATCGTCACCTCGTGCATGAAGTGACGAGCCCGCAGGCGTTTGAAGGACTTCGTCTCGCTGGACGAAAAGTGCGCCGGCCCGACCTGACCCTTGCGGTGCCCGACCATAATCTGCCGACCACGCCGCGCCGCGACGCGGATGGTCACCGCATCCCGATCGCCGACCCGGAAAGCGCGCAGCAGCTTGCCGCGCTGGAACGCAATGCGCCGGAATTCGGCGTGCGCCTGATCGGCGACGCGGACCCGGAACAGGGCATCGTCCATGTCGTCGGCCCGGAACAGGGCTTCACTTTGCCGGGCACCACTCTGGTCTGCGGCGACAGCCATACCAGTTCGCACGGCGCGCTGGGCGCGCTGGCCTTCGGCATCGGCACGTCCGAGGTCGAGCATGTGCTGGCGACCCAGACCCTGCTGCTGAAACAGTCGAAGACCATGCAGGTCGTGGTCGAGGGCGCGCTGGGCTATGGCGTCACGCCCAAGGATGTGGCGCTGGCGATCTGTGGCACGATCGGCACCGCTGGCGGCACCGGATATGTCATGGAATATCGCGGATCGGTGTTCCGCGACATGTCGATCGAGGGCCGCCTGACCGTCGCCAACATGTCGATCGAGGCGGGCGCCCGGTCCGGCCTGTTCGCGCCGGACGAGAAGACCTTCGCCTATATCGAGGGCCGTCCAATGGCGCCCAGGGGCGCCGACTGGAATGCGGCCGTCGCCTGGTGGAAGACGCTGCACACCGATGAAGGCGCGGTGTTCGACAAGACGGTCGTGATCGACGCGGCCGACATCGTCCCCAACGTCACCTGGGGCACCAGCCCTGAGGATGTGGTGCCGGTGACCGGCGTGGTGCCCGATCCGGAAAGCTTCGCCGATGCGTCGAAGCGCGCCGCCGCGCACAAGTCGCTCGACTATATGGGCCTGTCCGCCGGGCAGAAGATGGAAGATGTCGCGATCGAGCATGTCTTCATCGGCAGCTGCACCAACAGTCGGATCGAGGATCTGCGCGCCGCCGCCGGCCTGCTGAAGGGGCGGCATATCGCCGCCGGCATCAAGCATGCGATGGTCGTGCCGGGGTCGGGCCTGGTCAAGCGCATGGCCGAGGCCGAGGGGCTGGACCGCATCTTCCTCGACGCCGGTTTCGAATGGCGCGAGCCGGGCTGTTCGGCGTGTCTGGGCATGAACCCGGACAAGGTGCCGGCCGGCGAACGCTGCGCATCGACCAGCAACCGCAACTTCATGGGCCGCCAGGGGCCGGGATCGCGCACGCATCTGGTCTCGCCGGAAATGGCGGCGGCCGCGGCGCTGACTGGCCGGTTGACCGATGTGCGCGCATTGATGGGTGAAAAAGAGGGGATGGTCGCATGA
- a CDS encoding HlyD family type I secretion periplasmic adaptor subunit, with the protein MSAPTDLPSDARIKPAIPANISLWAIGAFFLIFLLWASLVEIDRTVRAAGKVIPSSQLQVISNLEGGVVEAIMVRTGQDVKAGMPLVRLNPIQPGAELEANRASSDALGLKIVRLEAELAVRAPAFPAARNPAMASQIAVEQGLYRSRMAEYASLAAVGSARIDQARRAVVEASAAQDARRSARDTAQADLHLVRPLVQEGIEPRRSLLQAENSYSIASSEVAAAAAALGRSQAALAEAQASAAQQKRDWLARTADELTAARAEAAARQATLPAYEYKLDRTIVRAPMDGRINRVFVTTVGGSVRPGDPLLEMVPGRDNLLVEVLVDAKDIASVRMNQRAKVNITAYDSAIYGSMEGRVIAISPDAVFNERTGESHYLVRVRTDSNMITDQAGHRLPIGPGMGAEANLLGDKRTVLAYILTPLTRLKETAFRE; encoded by the coding sequence ATGAGCGCGCCCACGGACCTGCCGTCGGACGCCCGGATCAAGCCGGCGATACCGGCCAATATCTCTCTATGGGCAATCGGCGCCTTTTTCCTGATCTTCCTGTTGTGGGCGAGCCTGGTCGAGATCGACCGCACGGTGCGGGCGGCGGGCAAGGTGATCCCCAGTTCCCAGCTGCAGGTGATTTCCAACCTGGAAGGCGGTGTGGTCGAGGCGATCATGGTGCGCACCGGCCAGGATGTGAAGGCGGGCATGCCCCTGGTGCGGCTCAATCCGATCCAGCCGGGCGCCGAACTGGAGGCCAACCGCGCGAGCAGCGATGCGCTGGGCCTGAAGATCGTCCGGCTGGAAGCGGAACTGGCGGTCCGGGCGCCCGCTTTCCCGGCGGCGCGCAATCCGGCCATGGCCAGCCAGATCGCGGTCGAACAGGGGCTGTATCGATCGCGGATGGCGGAATATGCCAGCCTGGCGGCGGTCGGCAGTGCGCGGATCGACCAGGCGCGCCGCGCCGTAGTGGAGGCATCGGCAGCGCAGGACGCCCGGCGATCGGCCCGTGACACCGCGCAGGCGGATCTGCACCTGGTGCGACCGCTGGTGCAGGAAGGGATCGAGCCGCGCCGTTCGCTTCTGCAGGCGGAAAACAGCTACAGCATCGCAAGCAGCGAAGTCGCGGCGGCCGCCGCCGCGCTGGGCCGGTCGCAGGCGGCGCTGGCCGAAGCCCAGGCGAGCGCTGCCCAGCAGAAGCGGGACTGGCTGGCCCGCACGGCCGATGAACTGACGGCCGCGCGGGCCGAGGCGGCGGCGCGGCAGGCGACGCTGCCGGCCTATGAATATAAGCTGGATCGCACCATCGTGCGGGCGCCGATGGACGGGCGGATCAACCGCGTCTTCGTGACTACGGTCGGTGGCAGCGTGCGGCCGGGTGATCCCCTGCTGGAAATGGTGCCGGGCCGGGACAATCTGCTGGTCGAGGTGCTGGTCGATGCCAAGGATATCGCATCGGTGCGAATGAACCAGCGGGCCAAGGTCAATATCACCGCCTATGACAGCGCCATCTATGGATCGATGGAAGGGCGGGTGATCGCGATCTCGCCCGACGCCGTGTTCAACGAGCGCACCGGGGAAAGCCATTATCTGGTGCGGGTGCGGACCGACAGCAACATGATCACCGACCAGGCCGGCCATCGCCTACCGATCGGGCCGGGCATGGGGGCTGAGGCCAATCTGCTGGGCGATAAGCGCACCGTGCTGGCCTATATATTGACGCCGCTGACACGGCTGAAGGAAACGGCCTTCCGGGAGTGA
- the leuD gene encoding 3-isopropylmalate dehydratase small subunit, which yields MDKLTTVDGRAYPFGMKNVDTDIVIPAHWLKTISRAGLGKGAFEVLRKEPGNVFDDPEYAGSPILIAGDNFGCGSSREHAAWALGDLGIKVVIAPSFSDIFSGNAFKNGILTVVLPQEAIDRLMEVAKTDPIHVDLEQQSVTTQYQDRFSFEIDPFRKHCLLGGLDEIGLTLDEADVIDAFEAKDAALRPWLVPAVA from the coding sequence ATGGACAAGCTGACTACCGTTGACGGCCGGGCCTATCCGTTCGGGATGAAGAATGTCGACACCGACATCGTCATCCCGGCGCATTGGCTCAAGACGATTTCGCGCGCCGGCCTTGGCAAAGGCGCGTTCGAGGTGCTGCGCAAGGAACCGGGCAATGTCTTTGACGATCCCGAATATGCCGGCAGCCCGATCCTGATCGCGGGCGACAATTTCGGCTGCGGCTCCAGCCGTGAACATGCCGCCTGGGCGCTTGGCGACCTGGGCATCAAGGTGGTGATCGCGCCGAGCTTCTCCGACATCTTCTCGGGCAATGCGTTCAAGAACGGCATATTGACCGTGGTGTTGCCGCAGGAGGCGATCGACCGGCTGATGGAGGTCGCCAAGACCGACCCGATCCATGTCGATCTGGAGCAGCAGAGCGTCACCACCCAATATCAGGATCGCTTCAGCTTCGAGATCGATCCGTTCCGCAAGCATTGCCTGCTGGGCGGCCTCGACGAGATCGGCCTGACCCTGGACGAGGCGGATGTGATCGACGCGTTCGAGGCGAAGGATGCGGCTTTGCGCCCCTGGCTGGTGCCGGCCGTTGCCTAA
- a CDS encoding ATP-binding cassette domain-containing protein — protein MTDQPLLAAARERFAPWLIEPMLQNRHIYIKVAAAAAMINIFGLVSSLFTMTVYDRVVPNDASSSLVGLSIGLAIVIIFDFILRLLRVYFVDIAGANIDYEVGDTLFAKLMALRLDKRRGSTGTLTGLMRELETLRDFFASATLTAIIDVPFVLVTLTVIALLGGVLVVLPLAMIPIVVLAGLLSNPALDRLSARSLGDGLAKQNVLVETIGSLETVKAIGAGPMLNQRWRRALNRHSHSSLGQRLIASIAVTVASSANTIAYCGIIIVGVGLLRSHDITTGALLACSVLCGRAIAPLAQIATLLSRLSATRVAYRQINALMQTPSEGPEGDALQPVVQGRIELRNVAFRYPGAPDKALDQVSMTVAAGEKIGFLGRVGSGKSTLARMILGLYEPQEGVVLVDGIDVRQFDPAHLRRHIGAAMQDNVLLAGSVRENICLEREHVGPDEMLRAAEISGTHRFMGHITNGYDLKLADRGDGLSGGQRQSISIARALAGRPPILIFDEPSSAMDAQTENELIAKLQDEIQGRTFLLITHRTSLLRLVDRIVLLEQGKVAMDGARDAVLQRLSKGRVA, from the coding sequence GTGACCGACCAGCCCTTGCTTGCCGCAGCCCGAGAGCGTTTTGCGCCCTGGCTGATCGAACCCATGCTGCAGAACCGGCATATCTATATCAAGGTCGCGGCGGCAGCGGCGATGATCAACATCTTCGGGCTTGTCTCGTCGCTGTTCACCATGACCGTCTATGACCGGGTGGTGCCCAATGATGCCTCCTCATCGCTGGTGGGGCTGAGCATCGGCTTGGCGATCGTCATCATCTTCGACTTCATCCTGCGACTGTTGCGGGTCTATTTCGTCGATATCGCCGGGGCCAACATCGACTATGAGGTGGGCGATACGCTGTTCGCCAAGCTGATGGCGTTGCGGCTCGACAAGCGACGCGGATCGACCGGCACCCTGACCGGCCTGATGCGCGAACTGGAAACGCTGCGCGATTTCTTCGCCTCCGCCACCCTGACCGCGATCATCGACGTGCCCTTCGTGCTGGTGACGCTGACCGTGATCGCGCTGCTGGGCGGGGTGCTGGTGGTCCTGCCGCTGGCCATGATCCCGATCGTCGTGCTGGCGGGCCTGTTGAGCAACCCGGCGCTGGATCGCCTGTCGGCGCGGAGCCTGGGCGACGGCCTTGCCAAGCAGAATGTGCTGGTGGAAACCATCGGCAGCCTGGAAACGGTCAAGGCGATCGGTGCCGGGCCGATGCTCAATCAGCGCTGGCGCCGGGCGCTCAACCGCCATTCGCACAGCTCGCTTGGCCAGCGGCTGATCGCGTCGATCGCCGTCACCGTGGCAAGCAGCGCCAACACCATCGCCTATTGCGGGATCATCATCGTCGGCGTGGGCCTGTTGCGCAGCCATGACATCACGACCGGGGCGCTGCTTGCCTGTTCGGTGCTGTGCGGACGGGCGATTGCGCCGCTGGCGCAGATTGCGACCCTGTTGTCGCGCCTGTCGGCGACGCGCGTGGCCTATCGCCAGATCAACGCGCTGATGCAGACCCCCAGTGAGGGGCCGGAAGGCGATGCGCTGCAACCGGTGGTGCAGGGGCGGATCGAACTGCGCAATGTCGCCTTCCGCTATCCCGGCGCGCCTGACAAGGCGCTGGACCAGGTCAGCATGACGGTCGCCGCCGGCGAGAAGATCGGCTTTCTTGGCCGGGTCGGATCGGGCAAGTCGACGCTGGCTCGCATGATATTGGGCCTGTACGAGCCGCAGGAAGGGGTAGTGCTGGTCGACGGCATCGATGTGCGGCAGTTCGATCCCGCCCATCTGCGCCGGCATATCGGCGCCGCCATGCAGGACAATGTGCTGCTCGCCGGTTCGGTCCGCGAGAATATCTGCCTCGAACGCGAGCATGTCGGGCCCGACGAGATGCTGCGCGCGGCGGAAATCAGCGGCACCCATCGTTTCATGGGCCATATCACCAACGGCTATGACCTGAAGCTGGCCGATCGGGGCGATGGCCTGTCGGGCGGGCAGCGCCAGTCCATCTCGATCGCGCGGGCGCTGGCCGGGAGGCCGCCCATCCTGATCTTCGACGAACCCAGCAGCGCCATGGATGCGCAGACGGAGAATGAACTGATCGCGAAGCTGCAGGACGAGATACAGGGACGGACATTCCTGCTGATCACGCATCGCACGTCGCTGTTGCGGCTGGTCGACCGGATCGTACTGCTGGAACAGGGGAAGGTCGCCATGGATGGCGCGCGCGACGCGGTGCTGCAGCGCCTGTCGAAGGGGCGGGTGGCATGA
- a CDS encoding SEC-C domain-containing protein, with protein MMTQSDGGGSNALCQCGSGEQYKHCCDSIAPSAAPLPIEETGLPSGLVEAAKKAYAHMRARNEWPLRYGATPPSATLRWQGQRIVSAGNRLYEVPTEQSWYGFLYNLLIQELGADWFDQENEKADGHRHILVDWYRDICIRELDEEGFFTRFELGNEVGSTLAFRSIAYDVFCMMQAMNLSAKLMARLRHPDQFEGARYELWVAATLARAGFSLEFADEDDRSSKHGEGIATHKETGKTYWIEAKRKHRPYFDYLQAMLDKVVLKIDAKLVAAAMQKPAEDERLIFIDVNRPPWHRNDIKAPWIRAFRSSLKKLEMQREFRDAPERNAFVLVTNHPYHYVSNIEPDPQQHFFTTSFNKSELHWETFEADHPVVYNLMRSITDHFSIPETFLEDPTAAQGRSV; from the coding sequence ATGATGACGCAATCGGATGGGGGAGGAAGCAACGCGCTGTGCCAATGTGGCAGCGGCGAACAGTACAAGCATTGCTGCGACAGCATAGCGCCAAGCGCGGCGCCACTCCCAATAGAGGAAACGGGATTGCCCTCAGGTCTGGTCGAGGCCGCTAAGAAGGCCTATGCCCATATGCGGGCACGCAATGAATGGCCGCTCCGCTATGGTGCGACGCCGCCGTCCGCCACCTTGCGTTGGCAAGGCCAGCGGATAGTGTCCGCTGGCAATCGGCTATATGAGGTTCCAACCGAGCAAAGCTGGTATGGTTTCCTGTACAATCTCCTCATTCAGGAACTCGGTGCAGATTGGTTCGACCAAGAGAACGAGAAGGCAGATGGTCACCGCCACATTCTCGTGGATTGGTATCGCGATATCTGTATCCGCGAACTTGACGAAGAAGGTTTTTTCACGCGTTTTGAGCTTGGAAATGAGGTCGGATCGACGCTCGCGTTTCGTTCGATCGCCTATGATGTCTTCTGCATGATGCAAGCGATGAACCTCTCGGCCAAGCTCATGGCGCGGCTGCGTCATCCCGACCAATTCGAAGGCGCGCGCTATGAATTATGGGTCGCCGCAACCCTTGCACGAGCCGGCTTTTCGCTCGAATTCGCGGACGAGGACGATCGATCGTCGAAGCATGGCGAAGGGATTGCTACGCACAAGGAAACAGGCAAGACTTATTGGATTGAGGCAAAACGTAAGCATCGTCCCTACTTCGACTATCTCCAGGCGATGCTCGACAAGGTGGTTTTGAAAATCGACGCGAAGCTCGTCGCCGCCGCGATGCAAAAACCTGCTGAAGACGAGCGACTGATTTTCATCGACGTAAATAGACCACCTTGGCACAGGAACGATATAAAGGCGCCATGGATCAGGGCATTTCGCAGCTCGCTAAAAAAACTCGAAATGCAGAGGGAGTTTCGCGATGCACCCGAGCGCAATGCCTTCGTCCTCGTGACGAACCATCCGTATCATTATGTCAGCAATATCGAGCCTGACCCACAGCAGCATTTCTTCACGACTTCGTTCAACAAATCCGAACTGCATTGGGAAACGTTCGAAGCCGACCATCCCGTCGTTTACAATCTTATGCGGTCAATCACCGATCATTTTTCGATTCCGGAGACCTTTCTTGAGGATCCGACAGCGGCACAAGGCAGATCGGTTTGA